The following coding sequences are from one Enterococcus sp. 4G2_DIV0659 window:
- a CDS encoding helix-turn-helix domain-containing protein → MEYTKILDFESKKLLELFTLLKSTNKECSLEKLSKELAVHPKTILRYLKKLQRLFKRYYLNNQLTIRTRMGSKIYLERENDLCIENFRTYYLNSLPEIIFLKSIIEGTEFETHAFIKEIQISDSSLRRRVKKVSSWLNDIGLQVKRGSHELVGEEMQVRAFVYDFYWFVYQGTATSFLCQQKKKINRIVARLIHFFQIQINDLQKESFSLFIEIAVWRYKKRNTIKLKEDWHQYLKNSSLYSQFVETMKDTEVLEVLSLDELSYLYLLIQAKFLPYFSLNLQIYLIQEHYLKKTTCYKNTLIVTNKFKQVFWEKEFDYSKETIVAFLGFHLYYELFSGSYFERIQSIEFLKKKYPRFTAKFEVGVNELVEKNLTHQLIPKEIVFYRFFTIMSSLISPVYNEKKIFICVMTDFTIEKEKELGQRIISFFQNKRNIAVVYARTTASISYADIILTTVFYQMLSQKSAQIVILIEPYFSDDIFFQIENNIKSAGL, encoded by the coding sequence ATGGAGTATACAAAAATTCTTGACTTTGAATCAAAAAAATTACTTGAACTTTTTACATTGTTAAAATCTACGAATAAGGAATGCTCATTAGAAAAGCTTTCAAAAGAGCTTGCAGTTCATCCAAAAACGATTTTGAGATACTTAAAAAAACTTCAAAGGTTATTTAAGCGCTATTATTTAAATAACCAATTGACTATTCGCACTAGAATGGGAAGTAAAATTTATTTAGAAAGAGAGAACGATTTATGTATAGAGAATTTTCGCACATACTATTTAAATAGCTTACCTGAAATTATATTTTTAAAATCGATTATTGAAGGTACGGAATTTGAAACCCATGCGTTTATAAAGGAGATTCAGATTAGCGATTCTAGCTTGCGAAGACGAGTGAAAAAGGTTAGTTCATGGCTGAATGATATAGGGCTTCAAGTAAAAAGAGGATCACATGAACTGGTTGGTGAAGAAATGCAAGTTCGAGCGTTTGTTTACGATTTTTACTGGTTTGTCTATCAAGGAACAGCCACATCCTTTTTATGCCAACAAAAAAAGAAAATAAATAGAATAGTTGCTCGCTTAATCCATTTTTTCCAAATTCAAATCAATGATCTTCAAAAGGAGTCGTTTTCTTTGTTCATTGAAATAGCTGTTTGGCGGTATAAAAAAAGGAATACCATAAAGTTAAAAGAAGATTGGCATCAATACTTAAAAAATAGTTCTTTATATTCTCAATTTGTTGAAACAATGAAAGATACTGAAGTCCTTGAAGTGTTGAGTTTGGACGAGTTATCCTATTTATATTTACTTATACAGGCAAAATTTTTACCCTATTTTAGTTTAAACCTGCAAATTTATCTCATTCAAGAGCACTACTTAAAGAAAACAACGTGTTATAAAAACACATTAATAGTTACTAATAAATTCAAACAGGTGTTTTGGGAAAAAGAATTTGATTACTCTAAAGAAACGATAGTCGCTTTTTTAGGGTTTCACCTATATTATGAATTATTTTCAGGTTCCTATTTTGAAAGGATTCAATCCATTGAATTTTTGAAGAAGAAATACCCTAGATTCACAGCAAAATTTGAAGTTGGGGTGAATGAATTAGTGGAAAAAAATTTGACGCACCAACTAATACCTAAGGAAATAGTATTCTACCGCTTTTTTACAATTATGAGTTCATTGATTTCCCCTGTATATAACGAAAAAAAGATATTTATTTGTGTAATGACGGACTTTACTATTGAAAAGGAAAAAGAACTTGGGCAAAGAATTATTAGTTTTTTTCAAAATAAAAGAAATATAGCAGTTGTTTATGCCCGAACGACCGCATCAATTTCATATGCAGATATTATTCTGACAACCGTTTTTTATCAAATGCTAAGTCAAAAAAGTGCCCAAATTGTTATTCTCATAGAGCCTTACTTTTCTGACGACATTTTTTTTCAAATTGAAAATAACATAAAAAGTGCAGGTTTGTGA
- a CDS encoding aldo/keto reductase, with the protein MKQIQLGTSELQVASVILGCMRINSAENPTKVIETAYENGIDFFDHADIYGGGECETIFGKALKETSIKREQIIIQTKCGIRKGMFDFSKEHIIASVEESLKRLGVDYVDTLLLHRPDTLVEPEEVATAFDQLETQGKVKYFGVSNQKPMQIELLKKSVEQPLVANQLQFGIKHTGMIDQGIHVNMTDEVSNDRDGSILEYSRLNQMTIQAWSPYQYGFFEGVFIGNKQFSDLNAVLDRIAEKHNSTATGLATAWILRHPANMQVIAGTMNQERIKEISAASDIVLSREDWYEIYRAAGNILP; encoded by the coding sequence ATGAAACAGATTCAATTGGGAACAAGCGAATTACAAGTGGCATCAGTCATTTTAGGGTGTATGAGAATAAATAGCGCCGAAAATCCTACAAAAGTCATTGAAACTGCATATGAAAACGGCATTGATTTTTTTGACCATGCAGATATTTATGGCGGAGGAGAATGTGAAACCATTTTTGGAAAGGCATTAAAAGAAACGTCTATCAAAAGAGAACAAATTATCATTCAAACGAAATGTGGTATTCGCAAAGGGATGTTTGATTTTTCTAAAGAACATATTATTGCTTCTGTTGAAGAGAGTTTAAAGCGATTAGGTGTAGATTATGTAGACACGCTATTGCTTCATCGACCAGATACATTAGTTGAACCAGAAGAAGTAGCCACAGCTTTTGATCAGTTGGAAACACAAGGCAAGGTGAAGTATTTCGGAGTTAGCAATCAAAAACCAATGCAAATTGAGTTGCTGAAAAAGTCAGTCGAACAGCCTTTAGTAGCAAACCAATTACAATTTGGCATTAAACATACTGGAATGATCGATCAAGGGATTCACGTAAATATGACTGATGAAGTTAGTAATGATCGAGATGGTAGTATTTTAGAGTATTCGCGTTTAAATCAAATGACCATTCAAGCGTGGTCACCTTATCAATATGGTTTTTTTGAAGGTGTTTTTATTGGAAATAAGCAATTTTCTGATTTAAATGCTGTTTTAGATAGAATTGCTGAAAAACATAATAGTACTGCAACAGGATTAGCGACAGCTTGGATTTTAAGACATCCTGCCAACATGCAAGTAATTGCAGGAACAATGAATCAAGAACGGATTAAAGAGATATCTGCTGCCTCTGATATTGTATTAAGTCGAGAGGATTGGTATGAGATTTATCGAGCAGCTGGAAATATTCTACCTTAA
- the polA gene encoding DNA polymerase I — protein sequence MTKNKLLLVDGNSVAFRAFFALHNSLERFKNKNGLHTNAIYAFNNMFENVMTKENPTHVLVAFDAGKTTFRTEFYPEYKAGRSKTPGEFKEQMPYIRELLTGLGVKYYELDNYEADDIIGTLATKVPKDEFDVVVLSGDRDLTQLATDSVKVDITIKGVSDIESYTPAFVAEKYDGLTPNQIIDMKGLAGDTSDNIPGVTKIGEKTAIKLLKEYGSVEGVYENIDNMKQSKMKENLINDKEQAFMSKRLATINVDSPVKVNIEDLKYEGKDLEKLIPFYKEMDFKQFLSKLNVEEESVELEDVHFDVVDTFTEEMFSDDMALYVEMLEDNYHTSPIVGVAWGTKKKIYTTNSLELFESQPFVDWVKSDNYKKKVYDAKRTYVSLNRYVGKPEGITFDVLLAAYLLDTNDNSADIEGVAQHYGYTDIHSDETVYGKGAKKGLPEDDEAFFNHLARKVKAIHFLSEKLDAELVEKNQADLFYKMELPLSKILGDMEITGIRVDANRLKEMRIEFSDRLQEIEQKIYAEAGEEFNLNSPKQLGVILFEKMGLPVIKKTKTGYSTAVDVLEQLKEQAPIVEDILVYRQIAKIQSTYVEGLLKVIQPDDKIHTRYVQTLTQTGRLSSVDPNLQNIPIRLDEGRKIRQAFVPREKDWMIFSSDYSQIELRVLAHISDDQHLKEAFIEGQDIHSSTAMRVFGIEKAEDVTPNMRRQAKAVNFGIVYGISDYGLSQNLGITRKQAQEYIDTYFEKYPGVKKYMEDIVRDAKDKGFVETLYNRRRYLPDINSRNFNLRSFAERTAINTPIQGSAADILKIAMINMAQRLKEENMQATMLLQVHDELVFEAPESELDKLNALVKDVMENAVALHVPLITDSSWGKTWYEAK from the coding sequence ATGACAAAAAACAAGTTATTATTAGTTGATGGGAATAGTGTGGCGTTTAGAGCCTTTTTTGCTTTACATAATTCCTTGGAGCGTTTTAAAAATAAAAATGGGCTGCATACCAATGCAATCTATGCCTTTAACAATATGTTTGAAAATGTTATGACAAAAGAAAATCCGACGCATGTTTTGGTAGCCTTTGATGCAGGTAAAACAACTTTTAGAACAGAGTTTTACCCAGAGTACAAAGCGGGCCGCTCAAAAACGCCTGGTGAATTTAAAGAACAAATGCCTTATATTCGTGAATTATTAACTGGTTTAGGTGTGAAATACTATGAATTAGATAATTATGAAGCGGATGATATTATTGGAACATTGGCTACTAAAGTTCCTAAAGATGAGTTCGATGTGGTTGTATTGTCTGGGGATCGCGATTTGACTCAATTGGCAACTGATTCGGTTAAAGTGGATATTACCATCAAAGGTGTTAGTGACATAGAATCTTATACACCAGCGTTTGTGGCTGAAAAATATGATGGACTAACGCCTAATCAAATCATTGATATGAAAGGTTTAGCTGGAGATACGTCCGATAATATTCCCGGTGTAACGAAAATCGGTGAAAAGACTGCGATCAAATTATTGAAAGAATATGGCTCGGTCGAGGGTGTCTACGAAAACATCGATAACATGAAGCAAAGCAAAATGAAGGAAAATCTAATCAATGATAAAGAACAAGCCTTTATGTCGAAACGTTTAGCAACAATCAATGTAGATTCTCCAGTGAAAGTTAATATTGAAGATCTGAAATACGAAGGGAAAGATTTAGAAAAATTGATTCCATTTTATAAAGAAATGGATTTTAAGCAATTCTTGAGTAAACTAAACGTTGAAGAAGAATCTGTTGAATTAGAAGATGTTCATTTTGATGTAGTCGATACATTTACAGAAGAGATGTTTTCTGATGATATGGCGTTATATGTTGAAATGCTAGAAGATAATTATCATACCTCTCCAATCGTTGGTGTTGCATGGGGAACAAAGAAAAAAATCTATACAACGAATAGTTTGGAATTATTTGAAAGTCAACCCTTTGTAGACTGGGTGAAGTCAGATAACTATAAGAAAAAAGTGTATGATGCAAAACGCACATATGTCTCGCTTAATCGCTATGTTGGTAAGCCTGAAGGGATCACATTCGACGTTTTATTAGCTGCTTATTTATTAGATACAAATGATAATAGTGCAGATATTGAAGGTGTGGCCCAACATTACGGCTACACAGATATTCATTCGGATGAAACCGTCTATGGAAAAGGCGCCAAAAAAGGCTTGCCAGAAGATGATGAAGCATTTTTCAACCATCTTGCGCGAAAAGTCAAAGCGATTCATTTTCTTTCAGAAAAACTTGATGCGGAACTTGTGGAAAAAAATCAAGCTGATTTATTCTATAAAATGGAATTGCCACTTTCAAAAATATTAGGAGATATGGAAATTACTGGAATTCGGGTAGATGCCAACCGATTGAAAGAAATGCGTATTGAATTTTCAGATCGTCTTCAAGAAATCGAACAAAAAATTTACGCTGAAGCAGGAGAAGAATTCAATTTAAATTCACCAAAACAATTGGGTGTGATTTTGTTTGAGAAAATGGGTTTACCTGTGATTAAAAAGACAAAGACTGGTTATTCAACGGCAGTGGATGTATTAGAACAATTAAAAGAACAAGCACCGATCGTTGAAGATATTCTAGTTTATCGTCAAATTGCCAAAATCCAGTCAACCTATGTTGAAGGGTTGTTAAAAGTGATTCAACCAGATGACAAGATTCACACACGGTACGTTCAAACCTTGACACAAACAGGTCGTTTAAGTTCTGTTGATCCCAATTTACAAAATATTCCAATTCGCTTAGATGAAGGTCGGAAAATTCGTCAAGCGTTTGTACCTCGAGAAAAAGATTGGATGATTTTTTCATCTGACTATTCTCAAATCGAGTTACGTGTTCTTGCTCATATTTCTGATGATCAGCATTTAAAAGAAGCGTTTATTGAAGGGCAAGATATTCATTCCAGTACGGCAATGCGAGTATTTGGTATCGAAAAAGCAGAAGATGTGACGCCAAATATGCGTCGTCAAGCCAAAGCAGTAAACTTTGGAATCGTATATGGAATCAGTGATTACGGCTTATCACAAAATCTAGGAATTACTAGAAAACAAGCACAAGAATACATTGATACCTATTTTGAAAAATATCCAGGTGTAAAAAAATATATGGAAGATATCGTTCGTGATGCCAAAGATAAGGGGTTTGTAGAAACGCTGTATAATCGTCGCCGCTATTTGCCAGATATTAATTCCCGCAACTTTAATCTGCGTTCTTTTGCGGAACGAACAGCAATCAATACGCCAATCCAAGGGAGCGCCGCAGATATTTTGAAAATTGCAATGATTAATATGGCTCAACGCTTGAAAGAAGAAAATATGCAGGCGACAATGTTGCTTCAAGTGCACGATGAACTTGTTTTTGAAGCACCAGAATCAGAATTAGACAAATTAAATGCATTAGTCAAAGATGTCATGGAAAATGCGGTTGCCTTACATGTGCCGTTGATTACTGATAGCAGCTGGGGCAAAACATGGTACGAAGCGAAATAG
- the mutM gene encoding DNA-formamidopyrimidine glycosylase, producing MPELPEVETVRKGLEQLVVGKTIKEVTVLWPRIIEAPESEMFAQHLIGQTIEKMERRGKFLIFKLTNYDLISHLRMEGKYETHDVEDERAKHTHVIFTFTDETELRYLDVRKFGRMVLVEKNQGNAYKGILALGPEPIPSEFKLPEFRKGLKKHHKAIKPLLLDQRLVTGLGNIYVDEALWEAKIHPEQPADTLKPKEVERLYYAIIDVLGRAVEAGGTTIRSYLNALGEAGTFQISLNVYGQKDKPCPRCATPIKKIKVAQRGTHFCPKCQTLKVRN from the coding sequence TTGCCTGAATTACCAGAAGTTGAAACAGTCAGAAAAGGGCTAGAACAATTAGTTGTTGGAAAGACAATTAAAGAAGTCACGGTTTTATGGCCGAGAATTATTGAAGCACCAGAATCGGAAATGTTTGCCCAACATTTAATTGGTCAAACCATTGAAAAAATGGAGCGTCGGGGAAAATTTTTAATTTTTAAATTGACAAACTACGATCTGATTTCTCATTTAAGAATGGAAGGAAAATATGAAACCCATGATGTAGAAGATGAGCGTGCCAAACATACTCATGTTATTTTTACTTTTACCGATGAGACTGAGCTGAGGTATCTTGACGTTCGGAAATTTGGTCGAATGGTTTTGGTAGAGAAAAATCAAGGAAATGCATATAAAGGAATCTTAGCATTAGGTCCAGAACCAATCCCTTCAGAATTCAAATTACCTGAATTTCGGAAAGGATTAAAAAAGCATCATAAAGCAATTAAGCCCTTGTTGTTAGACCAACGTTTAGTAACGGGGTTAGGAAATATTTATGTAGATGAAGCTTTATGGGAAGCGAAAATCCATCCAGAACAACCGGCAGATACATTAAAACCTAAGGAAGTAGAACGGTTATATTATGCCATTATTGATGTATTAGGACGCGCTGTAGAAGCGGGAGGTACGACTATTCGTAGTTATCTAAATGCATTAGGAGAAGCAGGAACCTTCCAAATTTCTTTAAATGTCTATGGGCAAAAAGACAAGCCATGTCCACGATGTGCCACACCTATTAAAAAAATTAAAGTTGCTCAACGTGGTACACATTTTTGTCCTAAATGTCAAACCTTGAAAGTGAGGAACTGA
- the coaE gene encoding dephospho-CoA kinase (Dephospho-CoA kinase (CoaE) performs the final step in coenzyme A biosynthesis.), which yields MGMILGLTGGIATGKSTVIAIFKEFGFPIVDADIIAREIVEPNSKGLEAIIENFGSTMIQSDGYLDRKKLGSLVFSDELKRKKLNEILSPFLREEITRQVEVKKKQAALVIVDIPLLYEGGYDLMVDQVAVVYTPEVIQLPRLMKRDGLSENEAKKRINSQLSIEEKKKKADIIFDNQGSQENLRQQVIDWLKQKKFIK from the coding sequence ATGGGAATGATCCTTGGATTAACTGGAGGTATTGCTACTGGGAAAAGTACAGTTATAGCTATTTTTAAAGAGTTTGGTTTTCCAATTGTAGATGCTGATATTATCGCTAGGGAAATAGTTGAACCAAATTCAAAAGGACTGGAAGCGATTATTGAAAATTTTGGTTCAACGATGATTCAATCCGATGGTTATTTAGATCGTAAAAAGCTAGGGAGTCTAGTATTTTCTGATGAGCTGAAAAGAAAAAAGTTAAATGAAATACTTTCTCCTTTTTTAAGAGAAGAAATCACTCGACAAGTTGAGGTGAAAAAGAAACAAGCAGCGTTGGTGATTGTAGATATTCCTTTGTTATATGAAGGCGGGTATGATCTAATGGTTGATCAAGTGGCCGTAGTTTATACGCCTGAGGTAATTCAATTGCCGCGATTGATGAAACGAGATGGATTGTCAGAAAATGAAGCTAAAAAAAGAATCAATAGCCAATTATCAATTGAAGAGAAGAAAAAAAAAGCTGATATTATCTTTGATAATCAAGGGAGTCAAGAGAACTTACGCCAGCAAGTAATTGACTGGTTGAAGCAAAAAAAGTTTATAAAATAA
- the nrdR gene encoding transcriptional regulator NrdR, producing the protein MRCPRCHHNNSRVIDSRQADDSRAIRRRRECENCNYRFTTFERIEAAPLLVIKKNGDREEFNREKILRGLIRSAEKRPVAMEQMEQIVDNVENRVRSLGENEVSTTLVGEYVMEDLVNLDEIAYIRFASVYRQFKDMSVFLKELQGIVDKAKSSTNE; encoded by the coding sequence ATGCGTTGTCCAAGATGTCATCATAATAATTCACGAGTCATTGACAGTCGCCAAGCCGATGATAGTCGCGCAATTCGTCGTCGTAGAGAATGCGAAAATTGCAATTATCGCTTTACAACATTTGAACGAATTGAAGCAGCACCGTTATTGGTAATAAAGAAAAATGGAGACAGAGAAGAATTTAATAGAGAAAAAATATTACGTGGGCTTATTCGCTCTGCTGAAAAACGTCCAGTTGCGATGGAACAAATGGAACAAATCGTTGATAATGTTGAAAACCGCGTACGCAGTTTAGGCGAAAATGAAGTTTCAACAACTTTAGTTGGTGAATATGTAATGGAAGATTTAGTTAATTTGGATGAAATTGCTTATATTCGATTTGCTAGTGTCTACCGTCAGTTTAAAGATATGAGTGTGTTTTTAAAAGAATTGCAAGGTATCGTAGACAAAGCGAAATCATCAACTAATGAATAA